The sequence below is a genomic window from Aphanothece sacrum FPU1.
CATCACCGCTTTTTGTATTAATTGATTAGCCGCATTTTCCCTAATTTCTAATTTTCTGGCGACAATTTGTTCATTAACTTCATCAGCATATAACATCGTATTAAGAGCAACTAAAGATTTACCCTCTCGGTGCAAAATTTCTAAAATTTTCAGTTTTAAAGATTCAATCTGTGGCGTTCCTCTGAGTCTTTGTTGCTTAATATTTCCGCTTTTATCTTGTGTTACCTCTGTCACTAAAGGACAAGCCGCAATCATGACAATTTCATCAGCAGAAAGTAATTCTTTGACTCGATCATCCCTAATTTTTTCATAAATTGCTAAGCGATCAACTTCAGGATATTGATCAATTTTATTAAAAGCTAAAATCATCGGTTTTCCCGCTTCTCGTAATTGAGATAAAGCCTCAAACTCAACTTTTGTCATATCTCCCGCAATAATAAATAAGATTAAATCTACCTGTTTAGCCATCTGATGGGCTAACATTTCTCTCGTTTTTCCATCAATTTCATCAATACCAGGAGTATCAATTAATTGTATTTGAGAATTACCCCATCCCGATAAAACTAATCTTTGTACACCCTGTAAACTCTGATCTTCTTCTAACTTCCAATTAGCTGTATCAATAGTTTGAGTTACACCATGAAGGGGCCCAGTTGCAAAAATAGATTGTCCTAATAAAGCATTTAAAACCGAAGATTTACCCCTACCTACCATACCAAAAGCAGCAATTTGTACGACTGATTGCTCTAATTTTTCTAACATTTCTGTTAGATGATCGAGTTCAAATTCTAAACCGATTTGTTCCTGAGAAGTTAAATCTAGACGATTAACCAAATTTCTCAAGGTATCTTGTGCTTGTTTATAGTTTAATTCTTCCTGAATCGCTTCAAAACTCAGAATAGTTTCATCTAAGTCTGAAAAATTCCATTGATCATCAAAAGTTGGCTCAGACATTCCCTAATTTATAGTAACAAGTGCATAATTCTATTATCAATCAAATGACAATATAAGTAAGTAGACAAAATTAATTACACAAAAATAGAAGTTAGGGAACAATTAAGTTGCGATCGCCCCCTTGACTCTCCCGACATCTTGCTAGAAAATGTATGATAAGCTATAATCTTTAATATAGTGGGTTAAGACGCGCCCTAAAACTTATTAGTTTGCCCTCAAAATCGTTGCTTCGTCTAACCCACCCTAGGAATCATAAGCTTTAATTATTATTTAATACGTTTTTTGTGACGTTCTAAACTATCTTGTAATAAGTTGAGGACTTCTGTTGCGCTCGCAATAACTTGATTGGGACTAAAACCAGCTTGAGCAAGTTCTTTATAGAAAGATTTGGCGACAATTTTAGCTAATTTTGTCGGATTAGAATGAAGTGCGACAGCAGGTTGTCGATTATTTTCGATAACATCTCTAATAACAGCAACTTCAACAAATTTTGAGCGCATAATAGTTTGTAATTGGGCTATTTGTAAAGATTTACCAACAAATAAAGCAAAAATTTCGACTATATCTAACTCATCTTCAACAAAGCTAGGTCGTTCTAAAGGAATACTAACATTAATTACTCCAACTACTTGTTGACTTAAAATAATAGGGACAGACATTAAACTATTATGACCCTCATCGAGATAACGAGCATTAGTAACAAACTTAGATTGAGTAAGATCCTTAATTAATAGGGGTTCTCTCGTTGCTGCGACGTAACCAGCAATGCCCTCATTAAGTTTAGTCACTTCTGCGTAAGCTGAAGTAGGTAAATTTCCGTAATGAGTAAATACTCGCAGATAGGGGTCATTGACGGAATCGTCAGATTCATCAGAAAATAACATGATAGAACAACGTTGAGATCTCAAAATTTGGGCTGTCAGCTTAGCCGCCTCAGCTAAACCATTTTCTAAGTTAATCGGTTCTTCTAAGAGGTTAGATACCCGAACCAATTGAAACATAAAGTTATTATCGTCGTTCATATGTACTCTCCAGATAGTAAGTATACTTTAATACTTACCGATTTCCTTGAAAACGTTAAAAAATTTTTCTTGAGGTCATGTTAATTTAGGGAAGATTTTGGGAACATTAGAATTATAGCCCCTTACTCTTTATGAGTCGTGATGAGTAATGTTTCAGAAGTTCGTCATATCTTAGTAATCGCTGACCAAAAATCACGAAGAATTGTTCCTTTAGCCCAGAGCAATTATTCTATTGGTCGTGATCCTAATAGTAGTATTTTATTGTATGATCGGCAAGTTTCTCGCCATCACGCCACCCTTTTACGAATTAATGATGTTCAAAATGAACAACCTTGTTACCGGATAGTTGATGGAAATTTACAAGGAAAAAGAAGCACTAATGGAATTACCATTAATGGTAAATATTGTCTATCTCATGAATTACAACCAGGAGATTTAGTTCGCTTTGGGAGTAAGTCTCAAGCTAATTACTATGTGATTGCTAATTCTGAAGAATTAGATTTATTAAAACAGGGAAATAATCTAGGGAATAAAACTTCTGAATCTAATCATTTAGATACTTTTCTTAACGATCATACGATCATGCCTTTAGAGGAACTTTTCATTGAAGATGAGGAAGAAAACCAAGAAACAATGAGGTTTGGCAAGGTTTGTCAAACAAATAAGCCTAGTCATCAAATTGATCTTTCTTCCTTAATTGATTCAAATCCTTATCCCATTATTGAGATAAATTTTCCTGAAAAAATAACCTATATCAACCCAACAGCAAAAGTTAAATTTCCTGATCTCAATGAGGTTAAATTAGACCATCCTATTTTACAAGGACTGGTTTTAAATTCATCGGGAAAAGATGAAACTTACTTAGTGCGAGAAGTTAAAGTAGATGAAGATTATTATGAACAGCATATTTATTATGCAAAAGATAATAATTCCCTTATGACTTATTTGTTTGATATTACTAAATATAAACAAAGAGAAGAAAAATTAAGAGCGAGTAAAGATCGTTATCGTTTGTTTCTTGAACAAGGAACAGAAGGAATTTTATTAGTCGATAGACAAAGCAAAAATATTATTGAAGCAAATCAAGCTTATTGTAAATTATTAGGTTATAGTAGTGCCGAAATTATTGGTCTAAGTCTTTATGAATTAATTGCCTTAGAACGAGAAGTCATTAAACAAGAATTAGTTCTAGTTACCGCCGAAAAACCCTATATTATTAAAGAATCTCTCCATCGTCACCGTAACGGTTCTTTAATTAGTGTTGCTGGAAAAATTAGTGAGACACTTTATCAAGGACAAGAAGTTTTTTGTTTGGTAATACGAGATATTTTAGAACGGAAACAAGCAGAAGAAAAACTGAAATATCAGTCTTTACATGATCCCTTAACTAATTTACCGAACCGTCTTTTATTAAATAAACAATTAGCGATTGCTTTAGCCCATGCTCAACGTCATCAACATCTCTTAGCGGTTATATTCCTTGATATTGACTCCTTTACTCATATTAATAATACCTTGGGTCATACCATTGGTGATCGGGTTTTACAAAGCTTTGGAAAAAGACTAGAATCTTGTGTTAGGACTGGTGATACAGTATCAAGATGGGGAAGTGATGAATTTACCTTACTCTTACCTCAAATTAGCAATACAGAAGATACAATTAAACTCGCTCAACGAATTTTTGATAATCTACAACGTCCCTTTATTATCGAGGAACATCAATTAAAAATCAAGTGTAGTATCGGTATTGCGGTTTATCCTCAAGATGGAGAAAACTCAGAGATTTTACTGAAGAATGCTGATGCGGCGATGAATCGTACCAAAGAACAAGGACGGAATCATTATCAATTTTATAGTCCTAATTTAACCGATGAATCTTCTCTATTATTAAGAATAGAAAGTCTCTTACATCAAGCAATTGAGAAAAAACAATTTTATTTACATTATCAGCCCCAAATTAGCCTAGCAACAGGTAAAATAGTAGGAATGGAAGCCTTATTACGTTGGCAACATCCATCTTTAGGGGTCATTCCTCCGCAAAAATTTATTCCTTTGGCCGAAAAGACCGATTTAATGTTACATATTAATAAATGGGTGCTGAAAACTGCTTGCGCTCAAAATCGTTCTTGGCAAAAAGACGGTTTACCCTCCATACCCATTGCTGTTAACCTTTGTAGTCGGGAGTTTCAACAACCTAATCTAGCAGAAATTGTGGCTAGAGTTTTGGATGAAACCGCATTAGACCCTCAGTGGTTAGAATTAGAAGTGACTGAGTTAACCTTAAGACAACATTTGAATTTAGCGCGTAAAACCCTCAAAGATTTACAAAATTTAGGGGTTCGTATCGCTTTAGATGATTTTGGTCGCGGTTTTTCTTCTTTAGGCTATCTCAAACAATTTTCGTTCCGTACTCTTAAAATAGATCAAGAGTTTATTCGAGATTTTCGAGGAACATCAGAGGAAATGGGCTTAATTTCAGCCGTTTTAGCTATTGGACGCGGATTTAATATTCGAGTCGTGGCCGAAGGTGTGGAAACACCAGAACAACTTCAGCTATTACGAGAAATTGACTGTCAAGAAGTACAAGGCTATTTATTTAGTTATCCTTTATCAGCAAAGGAGGCCACAGAATTTTTAGGAAAAATGGCCAGAGAACCGTAAATATTGAATTGTTGAATAAACCTGGTTCTACGGGATTTGCTATGCTAAACTGATAATTAATAAAAAGCTAAAGCCCTTTCTCATACCGCCTAAGCGGTTGCTGTCGGGAGTATGTCACCATAAACTAAGGGAAGCTAAACCTAAATAGCTAATTCCTTCAGGGGTTACATCAAATCGACAAGGTAACACTTTAACCCCCTTTTCTATGGCTTCCTGAAATAATTCCCCATAAGTGGGATCAAATTCATTTCCAGGGGCAAAAAAACCGCAATCTCCCCGATTAATAAAATACAACATGATGGGGTTTGCTTCTGGTAAAAGGGCCATTAATTCTTTTAAATGTTTTTGACCCCGACTGGTGACAGTATCAGGAAATAAGGCAATTTCTCCTTGAGATAGGGTCGTATTTTTTACCTCTAAATAAATAGGTGATTCTCCTTTTTCTTGAGTTAAAAGAAAATCAATCCGACTTTTTTTAGCAACACCATAAGGAACTTCTGAACGAATCTGGGTATATTGTCCCACTAAGTCGGGTAAACATTGTTTTTCTAAGGCTAGTTTAATGACTTTATTAGGCAATGCTGTATTAATACCGACCCAAGTATTATTAACTTCAATCATTTCCCAGCTATAGGCTAATTTTCGAGTAGGATTATAACTTTTAGATACATAAACCCTACTTCCGACTGTACATACCCCAATCATGGGCCCCGTATTAGCACAGTGGGCGGTAATGATTTCTCCTGATTCTAGCTCAATATCCGCTAAAAACCTTTTGTAGCGTTGTTTTAGAATTCCTGGAATTAGGGGCGGATAGGTGTAAATCATCATTAAATTATAAATTATGAATTATGAATTATGAATTATGAATTATGAATTATGAATTATGAATTATAAATTATGAATTATAAATTATGAATTGTAAATTATAAATTATGAATTAATAAGAATTGAACTTAGAATTATAGGTTCTACTGAACCTAGTATGTAAAACTATTAGAAATTATGGGTTTAAACCCGATCGGGTTAAGCTATAAAAACAAAACCCGCCTACGCGGGTTTAATTTAGCCTCTGAAGAGAGGCTTCGTCCCTATAGTATCAGACATAAGGTCTGTGATTTAGACGTTGATTTAACAGAACAAGTCCGGTAGAACCGAATTATACAAAGCTTTCAAGCATTATTTACAATTTACAATTCATAATTTAATGAGGTCTAGACTTTAAAAATCCTAATTTAAAAATCCTAATTTAAAAATCCTAATTTATAATTCATAATTCATAATTCATAATTCATAATTCATAATTCATAATTTATGACCCAATTCTTGCGATCGCAGATAAGCGGCCTTAACTGCTTCAATAATAGCCGAACGAAACCGTCTTTGTTCTAATTGGGCCACACCCGCAATAGTGGTTCCCCCTGGACTGGTTACTTGATCTTTTAATTGGGCCGGATGGATATTAGTAGTTTGCATCAGTTGAGCCGTGCCTAAAACCGTCTGTAACGCCAGTTTAGCCGCAATAGTTCGGGGGAGTCCTGCTGCTACTCCTCCATCCGCCAAAGCCTCTATCATGATGGCGACAAAAGCAGGTCCCGAACCCGATAAACCCGTCACTCCATCCATTAAAGATTCAGGTACGGTAACAACTTCCCCAACCGCCGTAAAAATAGAAGTCGCTAAACTTAGGTGATGAGGTTCAACTGTTTGCCCAGACGAGATCGCACTCATTCCTGCCCCCACAGTCGCCGGAGTATTAGGCATAACTCGAACTACCGGATATACGGGAAAAGCCGCTTGTAAACGGCTTAAAGGGACTCCAGCTAAAATTGAAATAATTAGAGGATAACTAGGTTGAGACTTTATTTCTAATTGGTTGACAACCGTATCGAATACCTGGGGTTTAATGGCTAAGAGTAACGCTTCCGTTGCCGTCAGGGTGTTTGGGTTATCTGAAGTTACCTGAACCCCATAGGTTTGTTCTAAGAACTCTCGTCTTTTCGGTTCTGGTTCACTTACTAATACCTCAGACCCTTGATAAATACCTTGTTGTACAAGACGTGATAGGATTGCTTCTGCCATCACGCCACCACCAATGATGCCTAATCTAATGGACACTAATTTCCAGGTTTAAATAGAAAAAAAGAGAAATTTGGGGATAAGCTCCCGTTAAAACGGTAAAATCACTAAAACGGGAACTCAAACAACCGAACTATTGAACTAAACGATTAACATCTGCTCCCCAACTAGAAATAGGGGAAGAAGAACGAGGCATAATGGGGTTAACATCAGGGACATCGTGCATAGTACCTGAGAGGGTACTTACTTTGACACAACTAGGGGTGAATAAGAAAATGCTCTCCCCAATGCGTTCTTGATGGCCATCGATGGCATAGGTTCCACCAGCGACAAAATCTACCGCTCTTTGAGCTTCTTCTGGGTCCATTGAGTTAAGATTAAGCACAACAGACTTACGTTCCCGTAAAGTTTGGATAACTTCAGGCATTTCGTCAAAAGAATGGGGTTCAACCACCACAACTTCAGCAATACTATTAGTAATGCCAGGCATACCGATGACGTTATCGAGAACGTTATTACTTCTACTAGTTCGCATATTCGATTGTGGGGTTAAATTGTTTAATCTATCTTGTTTGCGCCAGTTGCGTTGTTCATCCTCGGCTGAGGTATCTTGTACTTGATTATCGGGTTCTAAATTACCATAGATTTCTTCATAGGATTCGTTAGAATCATCTTCATCATCTATTGGTTCGTCAATGTTAGCCCAATCTTTCAGCTTTTTGAAAATCATATCCGCAATCTCGTTTTTTTTTACAAGGAGTTAATCAAGCACAAGTTTGTTAAATACCTGATGGCAGTTCACAATTGCAGTTTTAATGGGTTGAGTAAAAGAGAATTTTAGAGCCGCGATCGCTGTTTTATTTTACCGTTCTCGTCTCTTTTTTCCCTTCATCTTCCCTATTGCTTACATTAGTACTGGCATTCTTTCTAGGAAAGTTTAAGCCAGTTGTTTAGAGTTAGGATAGCTTTTTCCTCTAGTCGTTTTGACTTGAGAATATGTTCCCCAAAAAATTAAAAAGAATTTTAGATGGGTATAATAATTTTAGAGTATTAATGAGCAAAAAATTTTTCATCTGTCCCCAAAGATAATACGTCCTAGACGAATCATGGTTGCCCCCTGTTGTATAGCTAATAAGTAATCAGAGGACATTCCCATTGACAACTGTTCCATCGATAAGGAGGACTGTTGTTTAAGGGTTTGAGCTAATTGTCTGGTCTGGTCAAAGGCAGCTAAAATCTCGGATTCTGATAACCCCAATGGTAAAATAGTCATTAATCCTTCTATTTTCAGATGTTTACACCTTTCTAATTCCGATAAATCGTCCAAAAGTTCCCGAATGTGCCAACCGTATTTATTGGGGTCGGGTAAAACTTTAACCTGGAGACAGAGTTTAGGGGAGTTAACCCCCTCCTGTACTAATTGATTAAGACGTTGAGCCAGCTTTAGATTATCAACACAGTGAATCCAATCAAAGTGTTCTAGGACTTTTTTGGCTTTATTCGTTTGTAAATGTCCAATAAAATGCCAAGAGATATGTTTTAGGTCTTGTAGTTGTTCTTGTTTGGGGATTGCTTCTTGTAGACGACTTTCGGCAAAATCTCTGACTCCTGCTTCATAAGCTTCCTTCATAGCTGATACGGAGACTTGCTTAGTTACCCCGATCAAAAGAACTGACGGGGGGATTTGTTGACGAATTTGGTCAAGGCGTTGGGCAATGGTCATATCAAGGAGCAATTTTCGTAGTTTGGCATTAGTTATTCCTAAAACCTTGCCTTGTAGGGGTCAACGGCCGTTGACCCCTACTTAATTTTGAGGACTATACTATCGCTTACGTACCTATTGAAACGTCTTTTTATGGATTTCGGAGAGATCTTGATATTCTTGAGAGATTCCGATACGACGCAGGTTCCGTAAACGTTTTTCTATCAATAGCCTAGCATCAGAGCGACTAATGGGGTCAAGGGCGGTATTAGTTGAGTTTGTAGTTACCAAAAAAAATAACCGTTGGGCATATAGGGTGGTAAATAACTCTTGATTATCATCGAGGATACATACTCGATATAACAGTCCGAAAGTGGGATGGTTGACATAAATTTCGTTGCTCATTCAATTTCCTAAAAGTGCTTATCCTCTAACAAAGAAATCATTAAAACCGTTACTTATTGTATGTAATCTTAACCTTCTCTGGGCGCAACTAAGGGCCTATTTACTCCCAGAATAGGGAATCTTTAGACAAATGTCATCATTTCTCCACAAACTCACGGCAATATGAATGTGTTACAATAATGATTATCCTTAATTATGGATAATTATCATCAAATGCCCGCCAAAGATATTTATCATGATATCGTAAGAACTGCCCTAGAAAAAGACTGTTGGACAATTACTAATGATCCCCTAGTTATTCGTTGGGGAAAAAGAGATTTATACAATGAATATTTTTATTTCTATCCTTTTGAAAGAGGAGGATTGAAACCTTTTTTTTGTCAAGTTTTATTAGAGAATAAACGCCTTAAATTATTAGTTTTTCATGCAATTCAGGAGGTCATTTTAAAATGGATAACTTAGAGAAGATGAGAGAAATTATTATTGAATCTCTGCGCTATTATGCTAACTTACGCTATGCAACAGGTGAAGTTAATCGACTCCTCATTATAGACAAAGACTCTGATAATTATCTCATTCTCTTAGAAGGATGGGAAAACACAGAAAGAGTTCATGGCTGTTTAGTTCATTTGCAAATTATTAATGATAAAATCTGGATACAAAGAGACGAAATAGAAGAAGGTATTGCCACCGATTTATTAGCTTCAGGAATTCCTAAAGATAAAATTGTCCTTGCATTTAAACCAGAATATATTCGCCCTTATACCGAGTTTGCCGTTAAATAGACTATTATTTACTATAACAACAACAGAGACGCGATCGCTCGCGCCTCTACTTGCTTAAAAATCAGTTAATAACTAACCGAAATTAACCACCAATTTTAACCACAGGTTCAAAGCTAGGAACCACTAACTCTTTATCCTGTTTGGTGAGTTTGTTGTATAACCGTTCCGTATTGGGGAAATTCGCCGCAGGAAGGGTGGGGAAACGACGGTAAGGAACAGTATCTTCACCGAATATTTGGACATATTCCATACCATTAACCATCGCACTAATAAAGGCGCGAATGCCTTGAGTTGCCAGAATTTGATTATATTTTTGAATCTCTTTCTGAGTCAGAGGCGCACGTCCGAGGAAGTGTTTTGTCCCCAATTCAATGACCTTTGTATTAGGATAAGGTGCATAGAACTCTTTGACATACAACTCAGAACAACCTAATCCTTCAATAAACTCTTTAACGTTAATTTCTGCGTTGCTGAGTTTACTTTCAAGAGCAGTAAATTCTGATTGGATAATATAGGGATCAAGATCTCTTTCAAAAATCTGACGATAGGCAGCGCGAATCGCATTTTGTACCCCAACTTTATCCGCCGTTGATAGCAGTTTAAAGACCTTGGTTTGTTCCCGTTGAACCGTCACACCTTGATTAATACGGAACTTAATATCCGGTTCGGTACGATTATTAGAAACTTGCCCTAACTCCACAAAGCGAGGGGTAACTTCTTTATCTACCCGTTGACCAATATCTTCCCGTAACGTACCAGGACGGGTCATGCGTGCCTGAATTCCAGCAGGGGTTACATAACGCTCATAAGGAACCGTATCCTCGCCAAAAGCTTCCTCATACTCTTTACTGTCGATCATGGCATCAACGAGGGCATAAAAGCCTTTCTTAGAAGCCAAATCAAAGTAAGCGTTCATTTCCTGACGACCATAAGTCGGACGACCTAAGAGACGACGGTGAATGAATTCGATCGCTTTAACGACATAGTAAGGAGTCCAGTATGTCTTGAGGAATACTTCCGATTTAGCTAAAGTTTTGATAAACTCCCGTAGGGTAATATCGCCATTTTCTAGCTTAATTTCAGCCACAGTCAAGTTTTGACCTTGATAGACATCCCGTCCAAATACTTGACGATAAGCTGCCCGAATCACCGCTTGAGTGGAACTTTCCCCATATTTAACGCTCACCCCGTTACTACTACCAGGGAGTTCGTTATTGAGACGGAATACTTTTGCTCCCAGGGTTCCGGGAAATTCTCCTCTGGCTTGAGGATTGCTATTTTGGTTATTAATCCCAGGGCCACGGTGAATCAGAATCCGTTTGGTATCTTTGCTAAAAGGTGCGGGACGATTGCTCGGATTACGGGTTTCTTTCGGGAAAATAGCCCCAAATTGGATTTCTAGGGGATCATTACCTGAACCGTAAACGTGCTGATCGGGTAAGGGACGATCATATTTAGCAAAGGTGGTGATAAATTGAGGAACTTTGCGGAAAGGCGCACTATAATTAAACAGATCTTGCTGCATCCCCCAATTACGGCATTCTTGGGCTTCTTGCCCTAATCCCCGTAAATAAGGCACGGTTTCCTCTCCAAAGTAATCAGAATACTCTTGAGAATCCACTAAAGCATCAACTAACGCACCTAAACCACCATTAGAAACGATGGCAAAGTAACTTTGAACTTCTTCACGAGAACTGGGGCCACGGCCTAAAATATGACGGAAAGCCAATTCTAGAGCGCGACTATTGATAAAGGGTTCAAAGAATTGTTGACGATAGAGAGGAGATTTGCACAAACGACGGACAAATCCCTTCATGGTAATGTCGCCGTTTCTGACTTGGGATTCTAAATAAGAAACAGACTGACTATACGCTTTACTGATGTCCCGTTCAAACAGTTGGCGATAAGCTGCTCTGACAATTTCGCTTTTTTCTGACTCGGATAAGCCAGTTTTCATGACGAATTTTTGCCGGGTTGTGGTTGCATTATAGTAACTTTGGGGCAGTTCTAACCCTTGCTGATCCGATGAAGGACGTTGACGTACTTGATTAGCCGGAGTAGGGGCTTTAAATTCCGTAATCAGTACATCAAAATACTGAGTCACAATCTCTTGTGCCTCTGCATCTTGTCGGAAATAATCTTTAGCGGCGGCCCGCATTTCTTGGAGTGCCACTAAGGTAGCATCCGTTGAACAAGCTCTTTCAATGATTTCCCGTAGTCCACGAACATTGACAACGAGGATACTAGGATCGCCCGCAACAATGGCGTAGGTCACATAACGCAAGAACCATGATAAATCTCGTAAGGACTTCTGCATATTGCTTGGGCCATAACGAGAGATATTAATGGGGCGAAATCCAGCAGGAATTGGGCCTGTAGAAGCAAAAATAGAGCGAAATCCGGCGAAAAAGCCTCCGCCACCACCGCTACTTTCAGCGTAGGTAACTTTTCCTAATTCCATGGCCCGTTGCATGGTAACAGGGGCCCCGGCCATGGCCATTTCTTTCACTTCAACGGGAGGCTTTTCTAAATAAGCCATGGGTGATCCACCCGTAAAAATACGGTTGGCTGCTTGTGAAACGATTAAATCAGAGTTATTCGTAAGAATTTGCGCTATTTCGAGCCGCTTGCTTCCTGATTGAAAATAGGCAACTAACTCACTAAGTTCCGTCTTAGCTAAGAAGCGATCCTGTTGTTCTGCTTGGGTAATTGCCGATACAGGAACGGTTTGATACAGTTGGGGCCGTGCTAACGAGCTTCCACCACTTGCCTTTACACTCATTGGATTTCAACTATCTCCCATGAAAAAATTGCTAATCTACTCCTGGTCGGAGTCTAGATATCCGCAACATCTTGATTAAAACCAGATGTTTGTTAAAAAGTTAATCAGCATCTAGATTAAACTGTTTGGTGCTTTCTGAGGGCGTTTGTTACGATTTGTATTCTTTTAATCTTGACTAACCTTGATCTTCAATGGATAAACTCTCAATATGTAAAGTTTTATGACTACATTCCGCATTTGTGCGGATGAATGAGTTTGACTGCTTACACTATTTAGTCTTTTGTTCGGATTACTTTTGTTATTCTCCTGCCTAGACTGATGAAAGAGGGTTGTCTGTAAATCATTTT
It includes:
- a CDS encoding phycobilisome rod-core linker polypeptide — translated: MSVKASGGSSLARPQLYQTVPVSAITQAEQQDRFLAKTELSELVAYFQSGSKRLEIAQILTNNSDLIVSQAANRIFTGGSPMAYLEKPPVEVKEMAMAGAPVTMQRAMELGKVTYAESSGGGGGFFAGFRSIFASTGPIPAGFRPINISRYGPSNMQKSLRDLSWFLRYVTYAIVAGDPSILVVNVRGLREIIERACSTDATLVALQEMRAAAKDYFRQDAEAQEIVTQYFDVLITEFKAPTPANQVRQRPSSDQQGLELPQSYYNATTTRQKFVMKTGLSESEKSEIVRAAYRQLFERDISKAYSQSVSYLESQVRNGDITMKGFVRRLCKSPLYRQQFFEPFINSRALELAFRHILGRGPSSREEVQSYFAIVSNGGLGALVDALVDSQEYSDYFGEETVPYLRGLGQEAQECRNWGMQQDLFNYSAPFRKVPQFITTFAKYDRPLPDQHVYGSGNDPLEIQFGAIFPKETRNPSNRPAPFSKDTKRILIHRGPGINNQNSNPQARGEFPGTLGAKVFRLNNELPGSSNGVSVKYGESSTQAVIRAAYRQVFGRDVYQGQNLTVAEIKLENGDITLREFIKTLAKSEVFLKTYWTPYYVVKAIEFIHRRLLGRPTYGRQEMNAYFDLASKKGFYALVDAMIDSKEYEEAFGEDTVPYERYVTPAGIQARMTRPGTLREDIGQRVDKEVTPRFVELGQVSNNRTEPDIKFRINQGVTVQREQTKVFKLLSTADKVGVQNAIRAAYRQIFERDLDPYIIQSEFTALESKLSNAEINVKEFIEGLGCSELYVKEFYAPYPNTKVIELGTKHFLGRAPLTQKEIQKYNQILATQGIRAFISAMVNGMEYVQIFGEDTVPYRRFPTLPAANFPNTERLYNKLTKQDKELVVPSFEPVVKIGG